A single Anopheles arabiensis isolate DONGOLA chromosome 2, AaraD3, whole genome shotgun sequence DNA region contains:
- the LOC120898663 gene encoding glucose dehydrogenase [FAD, quinone]-like: protein MVQSFVGMLRGLTFWCVIVLFICRWQTSMAQLPGVQSIIQFYRDGDERLKYEKPDQRPLLPEYDFIIVGGGSADCVLANRLTEISHWSVLLIEAGPRENLLMDIPMFAHYLQTYSTVNWDYRTKPSNQCCLAFKNNQCRLPRGKVMGGSSVLNYMIYTRGNRRDYDAWAEKGNAGWSFNDVLPYFQKLEKNIVPDSHPMYAGRNGPVTISYPRYRTSVARAFVKANMELGLPYVDYNGPSQIGTSFIQSTSKNGQRVSSNNAYLYPIRNRTNLHIIRNAHVTKILLNRDTKRATGVQFYANHRYQKVRARREVIVSAGAIGSPHLLMLSGIGPAKHLRLKGIQPLANLAVGFNFQDHVAGGALTFLINRTETLSSKRIFTLEKFMEYEHQHTGMMASTGACEAISFHDTTQPPNRANEAGWPDLELLLIGGTQAADRIYESNFNYKPEIFNALFGDIERRGLEGYTVFPMILRPRSKGRIRLASADPFEHPIIQPNYLGDPYDLEVSVRGIRKAIELTKTNTLKSFDARLLDIPIPGCEQHRFDTDDYWKCFTRHVTYTIYHHVGTCKMGPASDRLAVVDPRLRVHGVKGLRVIDASVMPDIPAAHTNGPTIMIAEKGADMIKEDWSIRVT, encoded by the coding sequence ATGGTTCAAAGCTTCGTTGGAATGCTGCGTGGACTAACGTTTTGGTGCGTGATAGTGTTGTTCATCTGTAGGTGGCAAACATCTATGGCTCAGTTACCTGGAGTACAAAGTATCATACAATTCTACCGGGACGGCGATGAACGTTTGAAGTATGAAAAGCCCGATCAGCGACCCTTGCTGCCCGAGTACGATTTCATCATTGTTGGTGGTGGATCTGCCGACTGTGTTTTGGCAAACCGACTCACAGAAATATCCCATTGGTCGGTGCTGCTGATCGAAGCTGGACCGCGCGAGAACCTTTTGATGGATATACCAATGTTTGCCCATTACCTACAGACATACAGCACCGTAAATTGGGACTATCGTACGAAGCCAAGCAATCAGTGCTGTTTGGCGTTTAAGAACAATCAATGCCGCCTTCCTCGGGGCAAAGTGATGGGCGGCTCAAGCGTTCTTAACTACATGATCTACACCCGCGGTAATCGCCGAGACTATGATGCGTGGGCAGAAAAAGGAAATGCTGGCTGGTCCTTCAATGATGTGCTGCCGTACTTCCAAAAGCTTGAGAAAAATATCGTTCCTGACTCTCACCCTATGTACGCTGGTCGCAATGGCCCCGTCACGATATCATATCCCAGGTATCGCACCAGCGTGGCTCGCGCGTTTGTGAAAGCAAACATGGAATTAGGCCTGCCCTACGTTGACTATAACGGACCCAGCCAGATCGGAACATCCTTTATTCAAAGTACCTCAAAGAATGGCCAGCGTGTATCCTCCAACAACGCCTATCTTTATCCGATACGAAACCGAACCAATTTGCATATTATTCGAAACGCTCACGTCACAAAGATTTTGCTCAATCGTGATACGAAGAGGGCCACAGGTGTTCAGTTCTATGCGAACCATCGCTATCAAAAGGTTCGTGCTCGTCGTGAAGTGATTGTTTCCGCTGGGGCTATAGGTTCGCCACACCTGCTCATGCTGTCCGGTATCGGTCCGGCCAAGCATCTACGCCTGAAAGGTATACAGCCCTTGGCAAATCTTGCCGTCGGGTTTAACTTTCAAGATCATGTGGCGGGAGGAGCATTAACGTTTCTCATCAATCGCACGGAAACGCTCTCTTCGAAACGTATTTTTACGCTGGAAAAATTCATGGAATAtgaacaccaacacacaggtATGATGGCGTCTACTGGAGCGTGTGAGGCGATCAGTTTTCACGACACAACTCAACCACCCAATCGCGCCAACGAAGCTGGTTGGCCCGATCTGGAACTGCTATTGATCGGAGGGACGCAAGCGGCCGATCGTATTTACGAATCCAACTTTAACTACAAACCGGAAATCTTTAACGCCCTGTTCGGTGATATTGAGCGACGCGGACTGGAGGGATACACAGTATTCCCGATGATTTTACGACCCCGCAGCAAGGGTCGAATACGCTTGGCCAGTGCTGATCCCTTTGAGCATCCGATTATTCAACCTAACTACCTCGGAGATCCGTATGACTTGGAGGTTTCGGTGCGTGGGATCCGGAAGGCGATCGAGCTAACGAAAACTAACACGCTCAAAAGTTTCGATGCCCGGTTGCTCGACATTCCGATACCGGGGTGTGAGCAGCACAGATTTGACACCGACGATTACTGGAAGTGCTTTACGCGACACGTGACGTACACGATCTACCACCACGTGGGTACGTGTAAGATGGGCCCGGCAAGTGATAGGCTGGCGGTGGTAGATCCCCGTCTGCGCGTGCACGGTGTGAAGGGATTACGGGTGATCGATGCTAGCGTTATGCCGGATATTCCAGCGGCTCATACCAACGGACCAACGATCATGATTGCTGAAAAGGGTGCCGATATGATAAAAGAAGACTGGAGTATAAGAGTAACCTAG
- the LOC120898668 gene encoding glucose dehydrogenase [FAD, quinone], which yields MQYLPLAAGILGMVSFSRPQDSLLSMLSFLQDGGERMSHELPSQPVVRPEYDFIIVGAGSAGSVLANRLSEVPDWSVLLIEAGPGENLLMDIPMAAHYLQNFNINWDYRTKPSDQYCLAFKNNQCRFPRGKVMGGSSVLNYMIYTRGNRRDFDHWADLGNPGWSYKEVLPYFKKLEHSVVPDANPAYAGKDGPLTISYPRFRSDTAKAFVQGAIEDGAPYVDYNGPTQIGVSYIQSTTKDGKRDSTNVAYLYDMRNRSNLHVKKNSQVTRILFDRSTNQANGVRFFHAGRFHTVRARREVIVSSGAIGSPHLLMLSGIGPADHLRANGIKPIADLPVGHNFQDHTAAGGLTFLVNNTQTLTYKNVFRLDNFMKYQYDKRGPFTSTGGCEAIAFYDSERPGDPDGWPDYELLHIGGTIGADPTYEVNFNYKHKTFQTLFGEIQRRNYDGFTVFPLIMRPRSKGRISLNGSSPFQYPIIEPNYFDDPYDLDISVRAIRKAIELSRTGAMQRYNARLLDIPMPGCEHYRFDSDDYWKCFSRHATFTIYHHVGTCKMGPRKDPTAVVDARLRVHGVKGLRVIDASIMPDVPAGHTNAPTIMIGEKGADMIKQDWNELT from the coding sequence ATGCAGTACCTACCACTTGCTGCCGGTATTCTGGGGATGGTGAGCTTTAGCAGACCCCAGGATAGTCTGCTGTCGATGCTCAGCTTCCTGCAGGATGGCGGCGAGCGTATGTCGCACGAGCTGCCAAGCCAACCGGTCGTTCGGCCAGAATATGATTTCATCATTGTCGGAGCCGGATCGGCCGGCAGTGTGCTGGCAAATCGGCTAAGTGAAGTGCCGGACTGGTCGGTGCTGCTGATCGAGGCAGGACCTGGTGAGAATTTGCTAATGGACATCCCGATGGCGGCCCACTATCTGCAAAACTTCAACATCAACTGGGACTATCGAACAAAGCCGAGCGACCAGTACTGTTTGGCGTTCAAGAACAATCAGTGTCGCTTTCCCCGTGGCAAGGTGATGGGTGGCTCGAGCGTACTAAACTACATGATCTATACGCGGGGCAATCGGCGCGATTTTGACCACTGGGCCGACCTGGGCAATCCGGGCTGGTCGTACAAGGAGGTGTTGCCGTACTTCAAGAAGCTCGAGCACAGCGTCGTACCAGACGCGAACCCGGCGTACGCGGGCAAGGATGGTCCGCTTACCATTTCCTATCCACGGTTCCGCTCGGACACGGCAAAAGCGTTTGTGCAGGGCGCAATAGAGGACGGTGCCCCATACGTCGACTACAACGGGCCGACCCAGATCGGTGTCTCGTACATCCAGAGCACTACGAAGGATGGCAAACGGGACAGTACGAACGTGGCGTATCTGTACGATATGCGCAACCGCTCGAATCTGCACGTGAAGAAAAACAGCCAGGTGACGAGAATCCTGTTCGACCGCAGTACCAACCAGGCGAATGGTGTCCGATTTTTTCACGCCGGCCGTTTCCACACGGTTCGCGCGCGTCGAGAGGTGATCGTTTCTTCTGGCGCTATCGGTTCGCCCCATCTGCTGATGCTTTCCGGCATTGGACCAGCCGACCATTTGCGCGCAAACGGCATCAAACCGATCGCCGATCTACCGGTGGGGCACAACTTCCAGGATCATACCGCGGCCGGTGGTCTCACCTTTCTGGTGAACAATACCCAAACGCTCACCTACAAGAACGTGTTCCGGCTGGACAACTTCATGAAGTATCAGTACGACAAGCGTGGACCATTCACGTCTACTGGCGGGTGCGAAGCCATCGCATTCTACGACTCTGAGCGTCCGGGTGATCCAGACGGATGGCCCGATTATGAACTGCTGCACATCGGTGGTACGATCGGGGCCGATCCCACCTACGAGGTGAACTTCAACTACAAGCACAAAACGTTCCAAACCCTGTTTGGCGAGATTCAGCGCCGGAACTACGATGGGTTTACGGTTTTCCCATTGATCATGAGACCGCGCAGCAAGGGACGCATCTCGCTGAACGGTTCCAGCCCGTTCCAGTATCCGATCATCGAGCCGAACTACTTTGACGATCCGTACGATCTGGACATTTCGGTGCGTGCCATCCGGAAGGCAATCGAGCTGAGCCGGACGGGCGCGATGCAGCGGTACAATGCCCGGCTGCTAGATATTCCGATGCCGGGCTGCGAACATTATCGCTTCGATTCGGACGACTACTGGAAATGTTTTTCGCGCCACGCCACCTTCACGATCTACCATCACGTGGGTACGTGCAAAATGGGCCCGAGAAAGGATCCTACCGCGGTGGTGGATGCGAGACTGCGCGTGCACGGTGTGAAGGGTTTGCGAGTGATCGACGCAAGCATCATGCCGGATGTACCGGCGGGCCATACGAATGCGCCCACTATCATGATCGGCGAAAAGGGTGCCGACATGATCAAGCAAGATTGGAACGAGCTTACGTAG